In the genome of Streptomyces sp. NBC_00259, the window CACCGACCACTCCGGTGGATCAGGTACAGTGGTGACGCACCGCCCAGTGAGAGCTGAGCGGCAGCAATGCGGACGTGGCTCAGTTGGTAGAGCATCACCTTGCCAAGGTGAGGGTCGCGAGTTCGAATCTCGTCGTCCGCTCAGGTGAACGAAGGCCCCGGTCATCACGACCGGGGCCTTCGTCGTATGTGCGCGACCTCTGTGCGCGCCTCGGTATGTGCGCGACCTCTGTCCGCGCCTCGGTACTGACATTTGTCATGTGCGGCGATGACAGCACGCACTGCCCCCGGCCCCGGTCCGGCGGAACCCTCGAAGTATGGAAACCGATGGGACCGACGGGTACGTGATCGAGGCGGCCGAGCTGCGCCGCAGTTACACGGGCGGCTACGAGGCCGTGAGCGGAATCACGTTCTCCGTGGCACGCGGCGAACTGTTCGCGCTGCTCGGGACGAACGGCGCCGGCAAGACCTCCACCGTCGAGCTGCTGGAGGGACTCGCCGCTCCGAGCGCCGGGACCGTGAGGGTGCTCGGCCACGACCCGTACCGCGAACGCGCCGCCGTAAGGCCCCGGATCGGGGTCATGCTCCAGGAGGGCGGCTTCCCCTCCGATCTGACGGTCACGGAGACCGTGCGGATGTGGGCCGGCTGCACGAGTGGGGCGCGGCCCGTGCCGGAGGCGCTGGACCTGGTGGGCCTCGGACACCGGGCCCGGGTACGCGTCAAGCAGCTCTCCGGCGGTGAGCGGCGCAGGCTCGATCTGGCACTCGCCCTGCTCGGCCGGCCCGAGGTCCTCTTCCTCGACGAGCCCACGAC includes:
- a CDS encoding ABC transporter ATP-binding protein — its product is METDGTDGYVIEAAELRRSYTGGYEAVSGITFSVARGELFALLGTNGAGKTSTVELLEGLAAPSAGTVRVLGHDPYRERAAVRPRIGVMLQEGGFPSDLTVTETVRMWAGCTSGARPVPEALDLVGLGHRARVRVKQLSGGERRRLDLALALLGRPEVLFLDEPTTGLDAEGRRDTWELVRELRDTGTTVLLTTHYLEEAETLAERLAIMHEGRIVTTGTPAEVTASRPSRIRFVLPREVPAARLPLALRAAAEGQRIEIRTHDLQRSLGELLRWAEESGVRLEGLDARSASLEEAFLDIARSRTDAELEGAL